The Malus domestica chromosome 13, GDT2T_hap1 genome includes a window with the following:
- the LOC103414748 gene encoding uncharacterized protein, with translation MASLATHFSAFVLLFPIGLRRFICSSSLYLKNPSLYQSKAWYCSETKWRNFDLYSLTIALPIACFCEIFLFLAFSGHHPTYRFAFFQQSAAIFMFWALVLLIIFRENIDPLNFNEGFVFVFAAVSFFVEYSVIGKGISGLGGAVYDMLGALTLVCAFSCLYLSIRPCSYFAEFFLSSGLVFKGTWILQLGLSLYTDVFGLKGCKKMSVWPNQDSAEWKCDLEEDALRGFAVMKLLFIGHAIAILVLSFVLFALLASNCNLQAGEASGPLLAQLEHVLIHPGPEIELE, from the coding sequence aTGGCATCACTAGCAACCCATTTCTCCGCCTTCGTCCTCCTCTTTCCCATAGGCCTCCGCCGCTTCATCTGCTCCTCCTCCCTCTACCTCAAGAACCCATCTCTCTACCAATCCAAAGCATGGTACTGCTCAGAAACCAAATGGAGAAACTTCGATTTGTACTCTCTCACCATCGCCCTCCCCATCGCCTGCTTCTGCGAAATCTTCCTCTTTCTGGCCTTTTCCGGCCACCACCCCACCTACCGCTTCGCCTTCTTCCAGCAATCCGCCGCTATTTTCATGTTCTGGGCACTCGTACTTCTGATCATCTTCCGTGAAAACATCGACCCTTTGAATTTCAATGAAGGGTTCGTCTTTGTTTTCGCAGCGGTTTCGTTTTTCGTTGAGTACTCTGTGATCGGCAAGGGAATTTCGGGTCTTGGTGGCGCTGTGTATGATATGCTAGGTGCATTGACTCTAGTTTGTGCATTTTCTTGCCTGTATTTGTCGATTAGGCCCTGTTCGTATTTCGCCGAGTTTTTCTTGTCCTCTGGATTGGTTTTTAAGGGCACTTGGATTTTGCAACTGGGTTTGTCCTTGTACACTGATGTATTTGGGTTAAAAGGGTGTAAGAAAATGTCGGTTTGGCCTAACCAGGACAGTGCTGAGTGGAAATGTGACCTTGAGGAGGACGCTTTGAGGGGTTTCGCtgtgatgaagctcttgttcaTCGGGCATGCGATTGCGATCCTGGTATTGAGTTTTGTGTTGTTTGCTTTGTTGGCAAGTAACTGCAACTTGCAGGCTGGCGAGGCCAGTGGCCCGTTGCTAGCGCAGCTGGAGCATGTATTGATTCATCCTGGCCCCGAGATTGAGCTGGAATGA